AAGGACTTTAGGGTTAGCGGGCTTGAGCCGGCCGGCCGTTTTTGCTGCACTGCCTGCTCGCGAGCCGGCGCATCCGCCGTTCAAACTGGCAAGATCGAGGCCTATGGCGGTGATACCGAAGCACGATAGCGGGCGACCGGCAGCCGCACGGCGCACGGCCGGCGACTGCATTCCGGCCGATCGCCGGGCGCACGCCAAACGCGCGAGGGCATGATGTCTGGTCCGGCCGGTTCCTTGTCCAGCAACAGCGCGGATGCCGCCGCCCGGCGGCGGACCGGCTCCGTGCTCGTGGCGCTGCTGTGCCTCGCGATCTTCCTCGTGGACACGCTCTCGCCGTTAGACATGGCGATTGCCGTGCTCTACGTGGTCGTCGTGACCCTGAGCGCCACCCTGTTCGGGCGCACGGGGCTGGTGACGGTCGCCGGCGTGTGCGTCCTGCTCACGATCCTGAGCTTCGGGATCATCCACGCCACCGACTACAACATCTCCTCCGCCATGCGGTGCTTCGTCAGCGTCGCAGCCATCGCCGTCACGACCTTCCTCACCCTGCGCAACCAGCAGGCGACGGGGGCGCTGAAGGAGCAGGCCGCGCTGCTCGATCTCTCCCACGACGCCATCTTCGTGCGGAACCTCTCCGATACGGTCGTGTACTGGAACCGCGGCGCCGAGCGGCTCTACGGCTGGACGCGCGCCGAGGCCCTCGGCCAGCCGGCCGGCGCGCTGCTCAAGACAGACTACCCCGCCCCCCGCGCCGAGATCATGGGCGCCGTGCTGGAGACCGGGCACTGGGAGGGCGAGATCGTCCAGACCACCCGCGACGGCGGCAAGCTCGTCTGCGCCAGCCGCTGGTCGCTCCAGCGCGACGCGCGTGGACGGCCCAGCGGCATCATGGAGACCAGCAGCGACATCACCGAACGGCAGAAGGCCGAGCAGGAGCTGCACCAGGTGCGGAGCGATCTCGCCCATGTCACCCGCGTCAGCACCATGGGCGAGCTCACCGCCTCCATCGCCCATGAGGTCAACCAGCCGCTGGCGGCGGTGGTGACCAACGGCGAGGCCTGCCTGCGCTGGCTGCGCCGCGCGGAGCCGGACCTCGGCGAGGCGGAATCCTCGGTCACCCGCATGATCGCCAACGCCCGCCGCGCGAGCGACGTGGTGGAGCGGCTGCGCGCCTTCGCCCGCCGCGGCACGCCGGTGCGCCAGGCGCTGGACAGCGCCGAGCTGGTGGAGGATTGCGTGCTGCTGCTGGAGCGGGAACTGTGGAACCACCGTGTCCGGCTGGAGCTTGCCCTCGCGCCCGGCCTGCCGCTCATCGAGGGGGACCGCATCCAGTTGCAGCAGGTGCTCATCAATCTGGTGCTCAACGCCATCCAGGCCATGGAAGAGGTTCCGGAATCCCGCCGCGTGCTGCACATCGGCACCGCGCTCGCGACGCCGCCGTGGCCCACGGACGGCGAGGCGGAGCTGACCATCTGCGTGCGCGATACCGGGCCGGGCATCGCGCCCGACATGTTCGCCACCCTGTTCTCGCCCTTCGTCTCCACGAAGGAGGATGGGATGGGCCTCGGCCTCTCCATCTCGCGTTCCATCGCGCAGGCCCACGGCGGCCGCATCAACGCCGCACTGAACAACGAGGGGGGCATGTGCTTCTCCCTCACCTTGCCAATTTCCGGCGCCACCTCCCCTTCCAGCACCAGGGACATCCGCCCGTGACCAGTCGACCGCTGACCCGCCCGGCGCCGCCCCCGAGCGCCCCCGTCGTGATCGTCGTGGACGACGACGCCAGCCTGCGTGAGGCGTTGTCCAGCCTGTTCCGCTCCATCGGGCTGGAGGTGGCGCTGTTCGCCTCCGCCGCCGAGCTTCTCGCCGCCAAGCTGCCGGATGCGCCGCGCTGCCTGGTGCTGGACATCCGCCTGCCGGGCGTGAGCGGGCTCGATTTCCAGGCCCAGCTGGCGCGGTCGGACATGGAGCTGCCCATCATCTTCATGACCGGGCACGGCGACATTCCCATGAGCGTGCGCGCCATGAAGGCGGGCGCGGTGGACTTCCTCACCAAGCCGTTCCGCGACCAGGACATGCTGGACGCGGTCTCGGCTGCCATCGAGATCGACCGCGGCCGCCGCGCCGAGCGTGCCTCCTCCTCGAAGCTGCGCGCCCTTTACGATACGTTGACCGAGCGCGAGCGCCAGATCATGGCGCTCGTCACCTCCGGCCTGATGAACAAGCAGGTTGCCGGCGAGGTGGGCCTGAGCGAAATTACCGTGAAGATTCATCGCGGTAACGTCATGCGGAAAATGGAGGCCCATTCGCTCGCCGATCTGGTGCGGATGGCGGAGGCGCTGGGGCTGAGTGCAAAAAGCTAGAATTGCAAACGTCTGTATGATTCCGGGTTGGGCAAGCCGCAGGCTATATAGGGTCAGTCCGGTGCGAACGTCCGTGCCGAGGATTGCACGTTGAGGTGCCCCGAGTGTCACGCGCGCCGACCATAACGATCATCGATGACGACGAATCCGTTCGCATCGCCACGGAGAGCCTCGTCCGCTCCCTTGGCTTCGGCGCGCGGTCCTTCGCCTCCGCCGAGGATTTCCTCGGGTCCACGGAGCGCAGCGGGACCGCGTGCGTCATCACCGATGTCCAGATGCCCGGCATGAGCGGCGTCGAGCTTCAGTCCCGGCTGCGCGCCGAAGGCGACCCGGTGCCGGTGATCTTCATCACCGCCTTTCCCGAGGAGCGCATCCGCCGCCAGGTGGACGAGGCCGGCGCCTTCGGATTCCTCGCCAAGCCGTTCGACGGCAACGAGATGATCGACTGCATCGATCGCGCGCTGCAGGCCGCCCCGCGCCGCTGAGCGCCGACGCGCCCGCCTCCCCGTTCTGCCCCCTTCCCTCTCGTTGACATGGACCCGCGCAGTGGCGGCCCTCGCGGGGGGCTCGCGCGCCCGCGCCCGAGGGCCCGCGCCCCGGCAGCCCGGCGGCCCCCATACCCTCGTATGATGCGGGCAAACGAGCGCCCAATACTTTCATTCGCCGCACGATCCTATGGTGATCGCCGTGACCCGTTACCGAGCGGTCGCCCCGGCACTTCCGCCGCGCACCGGTTTCCTTCTGCCTTTCACATAGGACGACGATCATGGACAAGACCATTGCGAAGCTGCGCCAGCAGGCGCCCCTGCGGACCCCCACCGATCTCGGCGAAGACGCTACCCGCGACATCGCCGGCGCGCTGACCGTTCTTCTGGCGGATATGTTCTCGCTTTATCTGAAGACGAAGAATTTTCACTGGCACATGTCCGGCCCGCACTTCCGCGATTACCATCTTCTTCTGGATGAGCACGGCGACCAGATCTTCGCCACCACCGACGCCATCGCCGAGCGGGCCCGCAAGGTGGGGGGCACGACGCTGCGCTCCGTGGGCCATGTCGCCCGCCTCCAGCGCCTCGCCGACAATGACGCGGACTTCGTGACCGCCGAGGACATGCTGGCCGAGCTGGCCGACGACAACAAGCGCCTCATCACCTTCCTGCGCGAGGCCCATGTGGTGTGCGAGAACTACAACGATGTCGCCACCACCAGCCTCATCGAGGTCTGGATCGACGAGGCCGAACGCCGCGTGTGGTTCCTCTTCGAGGCGACCCGGACCCGCTGATTTCCCCGCCCTCCCCTTCCTCCCCGACTGAGCCCGCCGGCATCCCCGGCGGGCCTTTTTTTGCCCGCACGGACGTGCGCCTTTGCCGGCCCCGAACGCGAGAAGGCCGGCGACCCTGTGGGCGCCGGCCTCATCGTTCCAGATCATGGCGGAAGGCTCACGCCCCCGGCGAGGTGGCATCCTGGGCCGGACCCCAGTGCGGATCGGGCTGGGCCGGCTGGCCGATGAACGGGCGGGCCGCGTTCATGGCCCGCAGCTTCGCGGGCGAAGGCAGCTGGAAGATGTCGAAGGGCTGGGCCACCGGCGCCGGCTGGGCATCGAAGAAAGTGGTTTCGCCGCGCGCCTCGGTGGGGAAGCTGGTGTCCGCGCGGGCGGTGCCCGCAACGCCGGCCACCACGAAGGCGAGAGCACCGAACGCCATGATGAACTTCGAATTCGCAGACATGAGAACCTCCTCTGTTGTCGATGATCATGTTTTACATTTCGCATCTCCTTCCCGGTATCGAACAGAAATTCATCCCAGGGATATGGTTGTCTTGCCGAATTATACGTGGGTTTATCAGACATCTCCGCGATCTGCGCGGCCCGGCCCGATGGGCAGGGCGACCTCCTCGGCGTCGGTCTCCCGCAGGAGCCTGTGCGCCAGATCGATGGGAATGAGCCGCTGCCGGACGCGGCTGACGATGGAGCGCCGCTCGGCCTGGATGGCGAGAAGGTGCATGCGCCGCTCCTCGGGCCAGGCGGCGGTTCCGCCGTCGATGCCCTCCGCCTCCAGTTGCTCCAGGCGGTGCCGGTAGTGGTCGGCGACGATCATGGCGACCGGCGGCGTGCCCGCCGTCTGCGTCTGCGCCGTATCCGCGAGCGCATCGAGCGCCGCCTTCAAGGTTGCCGCGCGCGCCGCGCGCTCCTGCTCCGCATCGGCGACATCCGGCGGCAGCTCGATGCCCCGCAGAAGGACCGGCAGCGCCACATTGGCGAGGGCGAGGGAGACCAGAATCACCGCCGCCGCGATGAACACGGCGAGATCCCGCGCCGGAAACGGCACGCCGTCCTTCACCACCAGCGGCAGGCTGAGGGCGGCCGCGAGCGTCACCGCGCCGCGCACGCCGCCGAACGCCATCACCGCCACCGAGCGCCAGTGGGGCGTGGTGCTAGGTTCCCCGCGCCGTCCGCCGGCGGGCCACCAGGAGAGCGCCGCGAGCACCCAGGCGAAGCGCAGGGCCGCGAGCGCGAGCACCGTGGCCGCCACATAGAGCCCGAGCCACCCCACCGCATGGTGCCCGCCCTCCGCGATGCTGCGCGCCGCGCCGGAGAGGATGCCGGGCATCTGCTCTCCCAGCAGGAGGAACATGATGCCGTTGAGCGTGAATTGGAGCGTCTCCCACACCGCGACGCGCCGCAGCCGCGTGAGGGGCAGCGCACGGCCCGAAACCTCGATGCGGCTCATCATCATGCCGGCGGCCACCGCGGCGAGCACGGCCGAGCTGCCGGCCGCTTCCGCCAGCAGATAGGCGCCATAGGGAATGAGCAGGCTGATGAGGATCTGGCCGGAGGTGTCCTCTCCCACCCGGCGCACCATGAAGGCCTTCGCGGTCGCCACCATCCAGCTGAAGGCGATGCCGATGGCGATGCCGCCCCCGGCGGCCCAGGCGAAGGCGGCGAGGGAGGAAAGCACCGGCACCGTCCCCGTCACCACCGCGGCGATGGCGAGGCGCAGGCAGATCAGCGCGGCCGCATCGTTGAAGAGCGCTTCGCCCTGCAGAAGGCGCAGCACGCCGCGCGGAATGGGAATGTGCCGCGCCACCGCGCCGGCGGCCACCACATCTGTGGGCGAGAGCACGGCGGCAAGGGCGAAGCACACGGCGAGCGGCATCGCCGGGATGAGCCAGTGGAGCATCAGCCCGACGCAGCCCACCGTCGCCACCACCAGCCCCAGCGCCATGGAAAGGATGAGCGGCGCGTTCGCCGCAAGGTCCGTCTTGGAGACGCGCCAGCCATCGAAGAACAGAAGCGGCGGCAGGAAAATGAGGAAGAACTGCTCCGGCTTCAGCGTGGCGCCGAAGCTCGTGAGGGAGCCGATCGCGGCGCCCACGGCCACCTGGATGAGGGGCAGCGCCACGCGATCGCCCAGCACGCGCGCCACCCAATTGGTGAGCACGACGCCGGCCAGCAGAACGAGGATGTAGCGAATGTCGGTCATGCGCACCACCGGCCTGTCTCGGCGCCGTGCGCACGCCGGCCTGGAGCATGCATGCCGCACGCGGGTGGCGCGCTCAGTCGCAAGGTTTCGTCTGAAGTTTTGAGAGCCGGCGGGCGGCGGCGGTGCGGAAGGGCCCGCACCGCCGCGCATCGGCCCGTCAGGCCTTCACGAAGGCCAGCAGGTCGGGATTGATGACATCGGCGTGGACGGTCAGCATGCCGTGGGGATAGCCGGCATAGACCTTCAGCGTGCCGTTCTGGAGCAGCTTCACGCTCAGCCGGGCGGCGTCGTCGATGGGCACCACCTGGTCGGCATCGCCGTGCATCACGAGGGTCGGCACGGCGATGAGCTTCAGATCCTCGGTCTGGTCGGTCTCGGAAAAGGCCTTGATGCCGTCGTAATGCGCCTTCGCGCCGCCGGTCATGCCCTGCCGCCACCAGTTCTGGATCACGCCCGGCACCGGCGTCGCGCCGGGCAGGTTGAAGCCGTAGAAGGGGCCGGAGGCGACATCCATGAAGAACTGGGAGCGGTTGGCCGCGAGCGCGGAGCGGAAGCCGTCGAACACCTCGATGGGGGTGCCGCTTGGATTGGTCGCGGTCTTCACCATCAGCGGCGGCACGGCGCTCACCAGCACCGCCTTCGCCACGCGCCCCTGCGGCTGGCCGTGCCGCGCCACATAGCGGGCCACCTCGCCGCCGCCGGTGGAATGGCCGATGTGGACGGCGTTCTTCAGATCGAGATGTTCCATCACGGCGGCGGCGTCGGCGGCGTAATGATCCATGTCGTGGCCGTCGCTCACCTGCGCCGAGCGGCCGTGGCCGCGACGGTCGTGCGCGACCACCCGGAAGCCCTTCTGGAGGAAGAACAGGATCTGCGCGTCCCAGTCGTCCGAGGAGAGCGGCCAGCCGTGATGGAAGACGATGGGCTGCGCCTCCTTCGGACCCCAATCCTTGTAGAAGATTTCAACGCCGTCTTTGGTGGTGACGTAGGGCATGGTCCTGGTCCTCTTGCTGTGTTCCAGAATGGGTCTTCCGTGGCGGCGGCGTGCGGGGCACGCGCGGCCCGAGATCCAGCGCCGACACAGGAACACTGTAGAAGAGGAGGCTGCGGAATGAGCCTATACGCGGGTATACTGTCTAGCCCATCAATATAGGGGAATGCATATCTTTGGGTCCGATGTCCGAACTTGTACTGCCGCGCGCGTCGCCTCAGCGGCCGGCGCGGACGCACCCGTCCGGCACCGGCGCGCCCGAGAGCCGGGCGAGCAGCCAGGACACGGCCATGGGCGCCACGGCCTTCGCCACCCCGCCATGGGATGCCCACGGCACTTCCACATAGGTCACGGGCGTGCCCGTCCGGCACAGGCGCCCCACATAGTCCCGCGTGGTGGCCGGCTCGACGAGGGCATCAAGGCTCCCCTGCGCGAAGAAGACGGGCACGCCCTTGGGGTCCGGATCGGAATTGCGGGCGATCAGCTGGTCCCAGCCGGGCCGCCGGTCGGCGCCGGAGCGCAGGAAGCCGGTCGCGCCGTAGGACAGCGCCGCCAGGCCGAGCGACACGTCGCCCAGGGGATCGAGGCTGCAATCGGCGGCGATCCGCTCCACCGTCGCCCGTGCCGCGGGCCGGACGATGCCGTCGAGCGGCAGCCGGTAGGCCTGTCCCCACGACCACGCGGCGAAGGAGGCGACGACCTGCCCCGGCAGGGTATCGATATCGTCCCGCAGGAGGCGCCTCAGCTCGGTGGGCGCGGCGGCTGCGGCGACACCGGCAAGGCGCAGCTCCGGGGCGTAGGCACGGGCCTCGGCGGCGGTGAAAAGGGCGGCGTGACCGCCTTGTGAGAAGCCCCATGCCACATAGCGCGCGCCAGCATCGGCGCCCGGCAGGTGCCGCACCGCGCGCACGGAATCGATCATGGCATGCGCCTCGCTCGCTCCGAGCAGATAGGAATGCTGTCCCGCCTCGCCCAGCCCGCCATAGTCGGTGGCCGCGACGATGACGCCGTGAGCCATCAGCTCGGAAAGGCCGTCGATGCGGGCGAAGGACTGCGCCGGGTCGCGGGAGGGCGCGCAGCGCGTCGCGACGCCGCTCGTGCCATGCCCCCATGCCACCACCGGGCGCGCACCGGCGCGACCCTCCGGCGGCAGCGCGACGAGGCCGGAGATCGCCACCGGCCGGCCGGCGTGGTCGCGCGAGCGGTAGATGATGCGATAGGCGGCGCCCGCGCCCGGCGGCGCCGGCACGGGCTCCGCCTTCAGGAGTGCGCCAGGCGGTCCCTGCCTCAGGCCGTCCGGAATGGCATAGAAGCCCTCGGACGAGACCGCCTGCGCCGGCCACAGGGCGGCGGGGAGCGCGGCGAGAAGAAGGGCGAAACAGCGTCCCGTGCCCATGGCGGAGCCTCCTTCACCCTTCATGTGCCCGGCCGTCAGCGCGCCGGATCGGACCGGCGCCGCCGGGCCGCGAGCCCTTGCAGGCCGACGGCGAAGGCGGCGAAGGCCGTGCCGAGCACGCTCACCAGGAACCAGCCGCCCGCGCCCCACGCCAGCGTCGCCGTTGCCGAGCCGAGGGCGCCGCCGAGGAACATGGCGCTCATGAGCACCGTGTTGATCCGCGCGCGTGCCTCCGGCCGCAGGGCGAAGACGATGTGCTGGTTGGAGACGAGGGCGCTCTGCATGCCGAAATCCAGCAGCATCACGCCGACGATCAGCCCGGCGAGCGATCCCCATGCGCCGAACACGACCCACGCGGCGAGGGTGACGATGGAGCCCACCAGCACCGCCAGCGTCGGGCCGCGCTTGTCGGCGAACCGTCCCGCGAGGGGCGCGGCGAGGATGCCGACCGCGCCGACAAGGCCGAACAGTCCCGCCACCTCGGCGCCGAGGCCGAAGCGCGGCTCGGCGAGGCGGAAGGCAAGGATGGTCCAGAACACGGTGAAGGCCGCGAACAGCGCCGCCTGCGTGATGGCCGCGAGCCGCAGTGCCGGAAAATCCAGCCATTGCTGCCACACCGAGTGGAGCAGCCGGTGGTAGCTCAGGCGCTGCTCCGGCCTGCTGGCGGGCAGCGTCACCGCCATCAGCCCCGCGCCGGCGAGCGCCATGGGCGCCGCAAGCCACAGCATCTCGCGCCAGCCGCCGTGGGAGGCGACGAAACCGGCGACGGTGCGGCTGAGGAGGATGCCGGTGAG
The nucleotide sequence above comes from Xanthobacter flavus. Encoded proteins:
- a CDS encoding two-component system sensor histidine kinase NtrB; this translates as MSSNSADAAARRRTGSVLVALLCLAIFLVDTLSPLDMAIAVLYVVVVTLSATLFGRTGLVTVAGVCVLLTILSFGIIHATDYNISSAMRCFVSVAAIAVTTFLTLRNQQATGALKEQAALLDLSHDAIFVRNLSDTVVYWNRGAERLYGWTRAEALGQPAGALLKTDYPAPRAEIMGAVLETGHWEGEIVQTTRDGGKLVCASRWSLQRDARGRPSGIMETSSDITERQKAEQELHQVRSDLAHVTRVSTMGELTASIAHEVNQPLAAVVTNGEACLRWLRRAEPDLGEAESSVTRMIANARRASDVVERLRAFARRGTPVRQALDSAELVEDCVLLLERELWNHRVRLELALAPGLPLIEGDRIQLQQVLINLVLNAIQAMEEVPESRRVLHIGTALATPPWPTDGEAELTICVRDTGPGIAPDMFATLFSPFVSTKEDGMGLGLSISRSIAQAHGGRINAALNNEGGMCFSLTLPISGATSPSSTRDIRP
- a CDS encoding response regulator transcription factor, which translates into the protein MTRPAPPPSAPVVIVVDDDASLREALSSLFRSIGLEVALFASAAELLAAKLPDAPRCLVLDIRLPGVSGLDFQAQLARSDMELPIIFMTGHGDIPMSVRAMKAGAVDFLTKPFRDQDMLDAVSAAIEIDRGRRAERASSSKLRALYDTLTERERQIMALVTSGLMNKQVAGEVGLSEITVKIHRGNVMRKMEAHSLADLVRMAEALGLSAKS
- a CDS encoding response regulator transcription factor, with the translated sequence MSRAPTITIIDDDESVRIATESLVRSLGFGARSFASAEDFLGSTERSGTACVITDVQMPGMSGVELQSRLRAEGDPVPVIFITAFPEERIRRQVDEAGAFGFLAKPFDGNEMIDCIDRALQAAPRR
- a CDS encoding Dps family protein, whose translation is MDKTIAKLRQQAPLRTPTDLGEDATRDIAGALTVLLADMFSLYLKTKNFHWHMSGPHFRDYHLLLDEHGDQIFATTDAIAERARKVGGTTLRSVGHVARLQRLADNDADFVTAEDMLAELADDNKRLITFLREAHVVCENYNDVATTSLIEVWIDEAERRVWFLFEATRTR
- a CDS encoding Na+/H+ antiporter; this translates as MTDIRYILVLLAGVVLTNWVARVLGDRVALPLIQVAVGAAIGSLTSFGATLKPEQFFLIFLPPLLFFDGWRVSKTDLAANAPLILSMALGLVVATVGCVGLMLHWLIPAMPLAVCFALAAVLSPTDVVAAGAVARHIPIPRGVLRLLQGEALFNDAAALICLRLAIAAVVTGTVPVLSSLAAFAWAAGGGIAIGIAFSWMVATAKAFMVRRVGEDTSGQILISLLIPYGAYLLAEAAGSSAVLAAVAAGMMMSRIEVSGRALPLTRLRRVAVWETLQFTLNGIMFLLLGEQMPGILSGAARSIAEGGHHAVGWLGLYVAATVLALAALRFAWVLAALSWWPAGGRRGEPSTTPHWRSVAVMAFGGVRGAVTLAAALSLPLVVKDGVPFPARDLAVFIAAAVILVSLALANVALPVLLRGIELPPDVADAEQERAARAATLKAALDALADTAQTQTAGTPPVAMIVADHYRHRLEQLEAEGIDGGTAAWPEERRMHLLAIQAERRSIVSRVRQRLIPIDLAHRLLRETDAEEVALPIGPGRADRGDV
- a CDS encoding alpha/beta fold hydrolase translates to MPYVTTKDGVEIFYKDWGPKEAQPIVFHHGWPLSSDDWDAQILFFLQKGFRVVAHDRRGHGRSAQVSDGHDMDHYAADAAAVMEHLDLKNAVHIGHSTGGGEVARYVARHGQPQGRVAKAVLVSAVPPLMVKTATNPSGTPIEVFDGFRSALAANRSQFFMDVASGPFYGFNLPGATPVPGVIQNWWRQGMTGGAKAHYDGIKAFSETDQTEDLKLIAVPTLVMHGDADQVVPIDDAARLSVKLLQNGTLKVYAGYPHGMLTVHADVINPDLLAFVKA
- a CDS encoding lipase family protein, whose product is MGTGRCFALLLAALPAALWPAQAVSSEGFYAIPDGLRQGPPGALLKAEPVPAPPGAGAAYRIIYRSRDHAGRPVAISGLVALPPEGRAGARPVVAWGHGTSGVATRCAPSRDPAQSFARIDGLSELMAHGVIVAATDYGGLGEAGQHSYLLGASEAHAMIDSVRAVRHLPGADAGARYVAWGFSQGGHAALFTAAEARAYAPELRLAGVAAAAAPTELRRLLRDDIDTLPGQVVASFAAWSWGQAYRLPLDGIVRPAARATVERIAADCSLDPLGDVSLGLAALSYGATGFLRSGADRRPGWDQLIARNSDPDPKGVPVFFAQGSLDALVEPATTRDYVGRLCRTGTPVTYVEVPWASHGGVAKAVAPMAVSWLLARLSGAPVPDGCVRAGR
- a CDS encoding MFS transporter, translated to MATAAGLAVANIYYNQPMLELIEQDLPGALTGAIPTATQLGYAIGLILLVPLGDLVERRRLIVVQFVLLAAALVLAAVAPTALLLVAASLVVGLASTVAQQIVPLAAHFAAPEKRGATVGTVMAGLLTGILLSRTVAGFVASHGGWREMLWLAAPMALAGAGLMAVTLPASRPEQRLSYHRLLHSVWQQWLDFPALRLAAITQAALFAAFTVFWTILAFRLAEPRFGLGAEVAGLFGLVGAVGILAAPLAGRFADKRGPTLAVLVGSIVTLAAWVVFGAWGSLAGLIVGVMLLDFGMQSALVSNQHIVFALRPEARARINTVLMSAMFLGGALGSATATLAWGAGGWFLVSVLGTAFAAFAVGLQGLAARRRRSDPAR